The following is a genomic window from Chitinophaga caseinilytica.
TCGGGCAAACGCACCCGCTCAGCTTCCCTGCCGCCATCCAGGTTACGAAAGACAAGATCTCCGCGACCGGCAGCCTCAAACTGCCCCGGCTCGACTGGGGGATGAACGCCTACAGCGATCCCACGGGGCCGTTGTACATCCTGCCCGAAATCGAGATTACGATCGATATCAAGGGAACGCCGGCAAAATAACTCCATCTATCCCCAAGAAAGGGAAAACAGGACGTCTCAGCACAACGAGGCGTCCTTTTTCCGTTAGAGGCCACAGTGCCGGCGGCATGCTTCTGTCCCTGAAAAAAATCCTGCCCGTTTGTCCAATCCTGCTTTATCTGCGCATTATTATTTCAAACAGACCAATACATACAAACTATGGCAAACGATCAAACACACAACAAACACCTGGCGCCGGTCCTGATCTGGCTGGCGATATATCCCCTGATCACTTTATTACTGTTCGTTCTGGGCGGGCATATCGAACATTTCCTCCTGCCGCTGAAAACCGGCATTCTTACCATCATAGCCGTGCAGATCGTCTATTACGTCATCCTGCCGTTCTATTACCATGTCATCAATCGTTTCAAAAAATAAATAAAATCAACAATCATGATAACCGTAAAAGTTACTTACACCGTTCAACCGGCATTCGCGCAGCAAAACCTGGAAAACATCCGCCGTTTCATGAAAGATTTCAGGGAGATGGAAGGCTTTCAGTACGCCGTATACACTTCCGCCGACGGCAATACTTTCACTCATATTTCCCATCACAACGATGCGGCGGTCCAGCAGCGGGTACTGGCGGTCCCTTCCTTCCTGGCGTTCCAGCAACAGCGCGACGCCAGCGGACTGACCGGCGAGCCGCAGATCGAAGTGCTGCACCTGGCGGATGTTGTCCGGCCGATCATCTGAACGAAAAAGCGGCGGCCCCGACATTGGGACCGCCGCTTTTTTTGCCTGCAAACGAACTATTGGCAATACTTGCTCAACAGGCGTTTTTCCGTGCCGCTGATGCGGGAGATGAGCCCCAGCAGCTTGAAAACCGGCAGGAACAGCATGGCGGCGCCGGCCGGGTGCATATCGCTCATATCCGAGATAGCGGCTAAGATCAGCGGGTTGCGGGGCATTCCCTTGTTATCGGTGATGCCGTCTTCCGCGAGGCCGTACAGGATGCGCAGGGCGTTCTCGAACCCCGTGGAGCCGGGCTCCACGATGGTGGTGAAGAGCACGGGCTCGTTGGTTTCGTTCGAAAAGCGGTGCGATACGCCTTTTTCAACGGTGAAATGCCCGCCGGGCGCCAGGCGCACGAAGCGGTCGTTCATGGTGACGGTCAGCACGCCTTCACTTACCACGAAGGTTTCCGAGAAATTGCGGTGGTAATGCATGGGTGTTCCGCCGCCCGGCATGAGCGTCACTTCCAGCCGGGAAATGCGCCCGCCGGTGGATGCGGAGGTTTCGGTGAAGGTGACCTGGTCTTTGATGATGGGGTTGACGATGGTTGCTTTCATGATGGGGGAAGATTAAAGCTTTCTGATGATCCTGAATTTACCGGTCACTTTTTTAGACCTGAGATTACAGCCGGAGCCCGGCACATACACGGTGGCGGTCACAGTTCCCGTGATTGCTTCGCCGATTCTGCCGAATTTTTCGATATTCATCGAACCGGCACCGTACATTACTTTGCCGTTACAGTTAAAAATCGTGGATTGGTAAATGGTATAGGTGCCTTGCGGAAAACCCAACTGCACATGGATTTTTTTGTCTTCCTGGAGGCTCCCCGTCACATATTTCCCTTCCCCTTTCTCAGCGTTCGCCGTGATGTTCAACCCTCCCAGAAGACCGGTGCCAATAAGCGTAATATTGTTACCTACCCTTGTTCCATCCGTTGAATTTGCGAAATACATCGTCCCATCCACTTCCCAAACGAAATATTCGGCGGGCAACAGGGTTATCGGCACCTGTACGATCACCAGTCCTGTATTGCCCGGCCTGTCCGGATTGCGCCGGTTCACGAGGTTCCGGATGCGTACGCCAACAGCGATCTCCTCGGTTTTAGGGATACTGGCGGGGGCCTTGTAGTTAACTTTATGATGTTTTGTATTGTCGAACGTGCCCGGGCCCGTCGCGAACCACGTTTCAATGTTCTTGTCGGGCACCCAAACACCCTGAATGATCTGATTCGTTCCTTTTTTCACGTCCTGATATTGCACCAATAACATCGCCTGCTCATTGGCTTCGAGGACACGATCGCTGCTGGCGATCTCGACGCGGAACACCCGCTCGATGGTCCAGTCGCTAAAATGGCGCGTTTGGGCCGTGAGTTTTTTGTTCGCTTTGTCGATGCCGGTCATGATCTCGCGGTTCCAGTAACCTTGTGCGTCCTGGTATGCCAGATAAAGATCGTCTTCATTGGTACCGATGAGGTTGGAATCCGTATACCGCAATGTAATTTTCACATCTTTCTGGAACTGGACATTTTCGGGCAACAGGCGATAAGACGGGCCGGTGGCGGCTTCAAGCGTCGGGGTCACGGTCTGGATGGAGAAATTGGTGGCGGCGGAAACGGCGCCGGCGGGGATGTCGACAGCGATATTTCCATCGGCCGACTGGATGCTACCGCCAGCAGGGCCGATAGATTTAACGACCGGCGTGCCTTGCGGGGTACCGTGTTCTTCCACTTTTGGTTCAGGGAGTTTTTGGGGGATGCCTTCGTCGCCGTTGTTCTTTTTGCAAGATACAACTGCAGCGAGCAGGAGCACGAAGAAAAAGCTCCGCTTCATTTTTCTGATCATAGCATGATTTTTTAAATTCAGGTTTCTTATGAACGGCAAAATTGGTGCACGCGCGCGGGAGGATAAAATAAAGTCGACGGATACACGAAATCATAGATAGAAACCGCTCCGGGCCGGTATTTTGATGCACATCCGGAAAAAGCGAAAGCGCCGCAGCTCTTTCGAACCGCAACGCTTTCTTCGTTCTCGCCAGAACTTGTCCGTTAACTATTTACCGTTTGCTTTTTCCCATAAGCATGCGCAACCATTATCTGATATCGTGTTGAACCGGCCGCTCCTGCGGTTTTCCGGCTAACGCGAGGTGCATCACCGCGAGGTTCCTTCCACCGGTTTCCAATCGTTCCATCACATCCCACCCGAGCCGGGTATACAACCGTTCTGCCGAGTCGGTAAAAAGGTATAGGGCCCCGATCCCTTTCTCCTTGCTCAAATCCTGCAGGTAACGGCACAAATGCGCGCCATATCCCTTTTTCCTGAACATGGGAACGGTATACACCATCGCCAGCCAGTGGCGGTACTGCTGGAAACGGGGCACCCGGTCGCACAGCCCTACATGATGGTAAACGCCACCCGTGGCCACGGGCCGGCCGCCTACGGTCAGCACCGCCTGGAATTGGGATTCACCGGAGCAAACAGACAGCAGGTTCTCGCGGGTTTTCTGCAGTGGCAGGTTCCATTCTTCGTTGTACCATTCAGCCACGAGGCCGATCATTTCGGTATCGCCGGGCCCGAGGGCCCGCAACCTTATATTTTCCATGGGGTTCATTGCTTGTTCAAAATTAACGGATCGGGATGGATGTAAAACATCCGATCGACCGAAGCGGCGTCTGGTCGATATAAAACCGGGTCAATCCCCGATGAGCGCATCGATTTCCGCCTGCAGGGCCTTCGCCCAGGCTTCGTTCCGCAGCGTGAAATGATCTGCCCCCGGCACCAGCACCACCCGGATGTCTGCCCCTGCCGCTTCCGCTTTCCGGCCGAAAGCCGCCACAGATTCGTTCAGCAGGAAATTATCTTCCGTTCCCGCATACACCGTGATCTTCCCGACGCCGGCTTTTTTGATCTTTTGCCAGTTGTTTTGTACGTAAAGGGCGAGGTCGTAGGGTTTCCATTCCTGCACTACCGATTTGCGGATGTCGCCGGTTTGGGGATCGAAGAGCTCTTTCGGGCGACCGTCTTTTCCCGCCACCCCGAATTCCGCTTCGAAGGATTGCTGCTGCCCGCCGTCGCCGGCAAACAGTTCGGCCATCCTGGCATCGCGCTGGGATTGCTGGAAAGCCCCGTTCATGCGGAGGAAGCCCCGTTCCTTACCGGCTTCGTCGCGGTAATAATTTTTGGCCGAATAGAGGTCTACGCCCGTGAAGGAAGAAAAATCCAGCGGGTCGGGCGCGGTGGCCCAGCAGCCGGCGAAACTGGCGGGGTAATGAAGGGCGAGCCAAACGGCGCCGTATCCGCCGGAGCTTTGGCCGGTGATGAAGATCTGTTTGGGATCTTTCCTGATCCGGAACCGTTGTTGAAGATAAGGCAGCAGTTCGGTCACGAGGGCTTTGCCCCAGGGGCCGTTCACCCGCGAATCCACGAAGGCATGGAGGCCCCAGGGGGTTTGGGTTTCGGGGTTGAGGTAGACGTAGATCTTGTCTTTCCCCTGCCCCATCCCAAACACGCGCTGGTTACCGGGAATGGCGCCATGGTAATGCGTTCCGCCCCATCCGGGGATGATGAGCACTACCGGGTA
Proteins encoded in this region:
- a CDS encoding cupin domain-containing protein, whose protein sequence is MKATIVNPIIKDQVTFTETSASTGGRISRLEVTLMPGGGTPMHYHRNFSETFVVSEGVLTVTMNDRFVRLAPGGHFTVEKGVSHRFSNETNEPVLFTTIVEPGSTGFENALRILYGLAEDGITDNKGMPRNPLILAAISDMSDMHPAGAAMLFLPVFKLLGLISRISGTEKRLLSKYCQ
- a CDS encoding GNAT family N-acetyltransferase, which gives rise to MENIRLRALGPGDTEMIGLVAEWYNEEWNLPLQKTRENLLSVCSGESQFQAVLTVGGRPVATGGVYHHVGLCDRVPRFQQYRHWLAMVYTVPMFRKKGYGAHLCRYLQDLSKEKGIGALYLFTDSAERLYTRLGWDVMERLETGGRNLAVMHLALAGKPQERPVQHDIR
- a CDS encoding antibiotic biosynthesis monooxygenase → MITVKVTYTVQPAFAQQNLENIRRFMKDFREMEGFQYAVYTSADGNTFTHISHHNDAAVQQRVLAVPSFLAFQQQRDASGLTGEPQIEVLHLADVVRPII
- a CDS encoding alpha/beta hydrolase-fold protein: MKRIVLPLLFSLCSLGAIAQVKLNVQLDASLKGPYTGRLFVYTLKDTAARFTDRTMAEEPAFYLPVANWQPGESISFEKGSRPSHNALETLDPGVYKIVAILDTNTKERGNTAPGNLFSRQEGLLHIAEKGRGEGAVTLNMAFPERPFRETELAKEVKMRSALLSDFRKEDIFIKAAVILPESYAKDTSRQYPVVLIIPGWGGTHYHGAIPGNQRVFGMGQGKDKIYVYLNPETQTPWGLHAFVDSRVNGPWGKALVTELLPYLQQRFRIRKDPKQIFITGQSSGGYGAVWLALHYPASFAGCWATAPDPLDFSSFTGVDLYSAKNYYRDEAGKERGFLRMNGAFQQSQRDARMAELFAGDGGQQQSFEAEFGVAGKDGRPKELFDPQTGDIRKSVVQEWKPYDLALYVQNNWQKIKKAGVGKITVYAGTEDNFLLNESVAAFGRKAEAAGADIRVVLVPGADHFTLRNEAWAKALQAEIDALIGD